A single window of Hymenobacter sp. APR13 DNA harbors:
- a CDS encoding DNA-directed RNA polymerase subunit omega codes for MKAPNNVSASIVTRNMSEFANETGNVYESIAIISKRANQISVKLKEELNGKLAEFATTVDNLEEVFENREQIEISKHYERLPKPTNLAIEEFLEGKVHYRTPSEFDENGNLRAIEG; via the coding sequence ATGAAAGCACCTAACAACGTTTCTGCCTCCATCGTGACCCGCAACATGTCGGAATTCGCCAACGAAACCGGCAACGTGTACGAGTCGATTGCCATCATCTCGAAGCGCGCCAACCAGATTTCGGTGAAGCTGAAAGAGGAGCTGAACGGCAAGCTGGCCGAGTTTGCTACCACGGTTGACAACCTGGAAGAAGTGTTCGAAAACCGCGAGCAGATCGAAATCAGCAAGCACTACGAGCGTCTGCCCAAGCCCACCAACCTAGCCATCGAAGAGTTCCTGGAAGGCAAAGTGCACTACCGCACGCCGTCGGAATTCGACGAAAACGGCAACCTGCGCGCCATCGAAGGCTAA
- a CDS encoding SDR family oxidoreductase, whose product MKNIALVVGASGIIGSNLARELVAHDWPTYGLARSPRPDDVPGLHPVAADLLNPASLQTALADLAPTHVFITSWMRQDTEAENIRVNSLMVRNLLDALAPKKSVQHVALVTGLKHYLGPFEAYVSGGTPPPTPLREEQPRLPLDNFYYAQEDEVYAAAARDGFTWSIHRPHTIIGKAVGNLMNLGTTLAVYASICKETGRPFRWPGSAAQWNGLSDVTDARIIAQQLRWAATAEIAQKPGFQHRERRRFPLELAVAAPGRVVWGGSRGL is encoded by the coding sequence ATGAAGAATATAGCCCTTGTAGTAGGTGCCAGCGGCATCATCGGTAGCAACCTGGCCCGCGAGCTGGTGGCCCACGACTGGCCCACCTATGGCTTGGCCCGCTCGCCCCGCCCCGACGACGTTCCCGGCCTGCACCCCGTCGCCGCCGATTTGCTGAACCCTGCCAGCCTGCAGACTGCGTTGGCCGACCTCGCGCCTACCCACGTGTTTATCACCAGCTGGATGCGCCAGGACACCGAGGCCGAGAACATCCGCGTCAACAGCCTGATGGTGCGCAACCTGCTCGACGCCCTGGCCCCAAAAAAATCGGTGCAGCATGTGGCGCTGGTAACGGGCCTGAAGCACTATCTGGGACCGTTTGAGGCCTACGTGAGTGGGGGCACCCCGCCGCCCACGCCGCTGCGCGAGGAGCAGCCCCGCCTCCCGCTCGACAACTTTTACTACGCCCAGGAAGACGAGGTGTACGCCGCCGCCGCCCGCGACGGATTCACCTGGAGCATCCACCGGCCGCACACCATCATCGGCAAGGCCGTGGGCAACCTCATGAACCTGGGCACCACTCTGGCCGTGTACGCCAGCATCTGCAAGGAAACCGGCCGCCCCTTCCGCTGGCCCGGCTCCGCGGCCCAGTGGAACGGCCTCTCCGACGTCACCGACGCCCGCATCATCGCCCAGCAGCTACGCTGGGCCGCCACTGCCGAAATCGCCCAAAAACCAGGCTTTCAACATCGTGAACGGCGACGTTTTCCGCTGGAGCTGGCTGTGGCCGCGCCTGGCCGCGTGGTTTGGGGTGGAAGCCGTGGGCTTTGA
- a CDS encoding barstar family protein has protein sequence MTLDLTGITSKAAIHQLFKEELGFEEWYGPSWDAFWDSIVAIVEMPPVLTLTNWEEFARCCPRDMQILRQVIEDYAVEMHPKQIVLG, from the coding sequence ATGACCCTCGACCTCACCGGCATCACCAGCAAAGCCGCCATTCACCAGCTGTTCAAAGAAGAGCTGGGCTTTGAGGAATGGTATGGCCCGAGCTGGGACGCCTTCTGGGACTCCATCGTGGCTATTGTGGAGATGCCGCCCGTACTGACGCTCACGAACTGGGAGGAATTTGCCCGCTGCTGCCCCCGCGACATGCAGATTCTGCGGCAGGTGATAGAGGACTACGCCGTGGAAATGCACCCCAAGCAGATTGTACTGGGGTAA
- a CDS encoding flavoprotein: MIQGRKILLGVCGSIAAYKAAPLVRLLVKAGAEVQVILTPAAAAFVTPLTLGTLSKNPVLQGFLKDEQAGEWHNHVHLGLWADALLVAPASANTLAHFAHGLCDSLLDAVYLSARCPVLLAPAMDLDMYAHPATTANLATLRRYGNLVLDSPAGELASGLSGPGRMLEPEDIVTELERFFEELSLRAERSNPSSL; encoded by the coding sequence GTGATTCAGGGACGCAAGATCTTACTGGGCGTGTGCGGCAGCATTGCCGCCTACAAAGCCGCGCCGTTGGTGCGGCTGCTGGTGAAGGCCGGCGCCGAGGTGCAGGTGATTCTGACGCCCGCGGCCGCCGCCTTCGTGACGCCGCTCACGCTGGGCACGCTCTCTAAAAACCCGGTGCTGCAGGGCTTCCTGAAAGACGAGCAAGCCGGCGAGTGGCACAACCACGTGCACCTGGGCCTGTGGGCCGATGCGCTGCTGGTGGCGCCGGCCTCGGCCAATACGCTGGCCCACTTCGCCCACGGCCTCTGCGACTCGCTGCTCGATGCCGTGTACCTGTCGGCGCGCTGCCCCGTGCTGCTGGCCCCCGCCATGGACCTCGACATGTATGCCCACCCCGCCACCACCGCCAACCTGGCCACCCTGCGCCGCTACGGCAACCTCGTGCTCGACTCGCCGGCCGGCGAGCTGGCCAGCGGCCTCTCCGGCCCCGGCCGCATGCTGGAGCCCGAAGACATTGTGACGGAACTGGAGCGGTTTTTCGAGGAGTTGTCATTGCGAGCAGAGCGAAGCAATCCTTCCTCTCTTTGA
- a CDS encoding DUF4835 family protein, protein MKYNLPLSALLLAFVSLLARPTKAQEIQAEVRVTTENVTIADRQLVQQMQNDMQSFLNTRSFTSQTYRPEERIRMRIFVGITEIPQNGQYKATARIVSSRPVYGTGFETNLLSFADRNFVFNYSPQNPIDFSENNFVGNLSSLLTFYAYLTIGIDQDSFARLSGSPYYDRARIVVQNASSQTITNEQDDAWKDGQSRNRYWLLNNLQDPQLEAIRTGIYAYYRQGLDVFIEKPEEARTSIYGALEGVHNAAIRRPGTLLARAFFDTKADEIANIFRSSPDAEQKQRLTTLLTEVDPTNSAKYQAMLRQP, encoded by the coding sequence GTGAAGTATAATCTGCCGCTGTCTGCTCTGCTGCTTGCCTTCGTTTCGCTGCTGGCCCGCCCCACTAAGGCCCAGGAAATCCAGGCCGAAGTGCGCGTGACCACCGAAAACGTGACCATCGCCGACCGCCAGCTGGTGCAGCAGATGCAGAACGATATGCAGTCGTTTCTAAACACCCGTTCCTTCACCAGCCAGACCTACCGGCCCGAGGAGCGGATCCGGATGCGCATTTTTGTGGGCATCACCGAAATTCCGCAGAACGGCCAGTACAAGGCCACGGCCCGCATCGTGTCGTCGCGGCCGGTGTATGGCACCGGCTTTGAAACGAATTTGCTCAGCTTCGCCGACCGCAACTTCGTCTTCAACTACTCGCCCCAGAACCCGATTGACTTCTCGGAAAACAACTTCGTGGGCAACCTGTCGTCGCTGCTGACCTTCTACGCCTACCTCACCATCGGCATCGACCAGGACAGCTTCGCCCGCCTGAGCGGCTCGCCGTACTACGACCGGGCCCGCATTGTGGTGCAGAACGCCTCGTCGCAGACCATCACCAACGAGCAGGATGACGCCTGGAAGGACGGGCAGTCGCGCAACCGCTACTGGCTGCTCAACAACCTGCAGGACCCGCAGCTGGAAGCCATCCGCACGGGCATCTACGCCTACTACCGGCAGGGGCTCGACGTGTTCATCGAGAAGCCCGAAGAAGCCCGCACCAGCATCTACGGGGCCCTGGAGGGCGTGCACAACGCCGCCATCCGCCGTCCCGGCACGCTGCTGGCCCGCGCCTTCTTCGACACCAAGGCCGACGAAATTGCCAACATCTTCCGCAGCTCACCCGATGCCGAGCAGAAGCAGCGCCTCACCACCCTGCTCACGGAAGTAGACCCCACCAACTCGGCCAAGTACCAAGCCATGCTGCGCCAGCCGTAG
- a CDS encoding ABC transporter ATP-binding protein, producing the protein MSLWEIIKRLLPYVRPYRGLVLATLLLTLVGSLAAQVNPFVLRYTVDTVQGLLDRNQGLAEGAELLLLVSGLLLGKEIINTGIQFGQKFYGEKIRINVSSTLVRDAVHKVLSYQLGFYSDSGNQTGKLQTRIDRGVESLMKLVQNFFIDILPLFANSIVALVVMFANNLYVGLVAVAVLPVYFWLSYRQADKLNGTRRALRGLREARSQGLVNLIDSAVVIKSFVREDYEEQKQTRVQQNLQEAQLETRKTNFLYDGLKTFTEQIGVVLIIILTAYLVLDRQISIGAIMFHILLFNNVSAPIRQLHRIYDEMNDALTYAEGFFDILDAEDAVEPTGPLLPDHLQGTFDICNVDFTYPSGTQALHDVCLTIEAGKTTALVGLSGAGKSTIINLLCKFYAPDSGRMLLDGRPLADYDTHALRRQIGLVLQKNHIFKGTIEENIRYGVMDATLDQIKAAARQAYLHEQIMELPNGYQSDAQQLSGGQQQRIAIARLFLKNPPIIFLDEPTASLDAIATEQIKNSLDAIKQGRTVVIISHSLAQIVDSDCIYVMKQGRMVESGTHEQLYDLRGTYREIFDASARSLNIEKLARVMVDDEDEVGDTAG; encoded by the coding sequence ATGAGTCTTTGGGAAATTATTAAGCGCCTGCTGCCGTACGTGCGGCCGTACCGGGGACTCGTACTTGCCACGCTGCTCCTCACGCTGGTGGGCTCGCTGGCGGCGCAGGTGAACCCGTTTGTGTTGCGCTATACCGTGGATACGGTGCAGGGTCTGCTCGACCGCAACCAAGGCCTAGCCGAAGGCGCGGAGCTGCTGCTGCTGGTGAGCGGGCTGCTGCTGGGCAAGGAAATCATCAACACCGGCATCCAGTTCGGGCAGAAGTTCTACGGCGAGAAAATCCGCATCAATGTATCCAGCACGCTGGTGCGCGACGCGGTGCACAAGGTGCTCAGCTACCAGCTCGGCTTCTACTCCGACAGCGGCAACCAGACCGGCAAGCTCCAGACCCGCATCGACCGGGGCGTGGAGAGTCTGATGAAGCTGGTGCAGAACTTCTTTATTGATATTCTGCCGCTGTTTGCCAACTCCATTGTGGCCCTGGTGGTGATGTTTGCCAACAACCTGTATGTGGGGCTGGTGGCGGTGGCGGTGCTGCCGGTGTACTTCTGGCTGAGCTACCGCCAGGCCGATAAGCTCAACGGCACCCGCCGGGCGTTGCGCGGCCTGCGCGAGGCCCGCAGCCAGGGCCTCGTGAATCTCATCGACTCGGCGGTGGTCATCAAGAGCTTCGTGCGCGAGGACTACGAGGAGCAGAAGCAGACCCGGGTGCAGCAGAACCTGCAGGAAGCCCAGCTGGAAACGCGCAAAACCAACTTCCTCTACGACGGCCTCAAAACCTTCACCGAGCAGATTGGCGTCGTGCTCATCATCATCCTGACGGCCTACCTGGTGCTGGATCGGCAGATCAGCATCGGGGCCATCATGTTCCATATCCTGCTCTTCAACAACGTGTCGGCCCCCATCCGGCAGCTGCACCGCATCTACGACGAGATGAACGACGCCCTCACCTACGCCGAGGGCTTCTTCGACATTCTGGATGCCGAGGACGCCGTGGAGCCCACCGGCCCGCTCCTGCCCGACCACCTGCAGGGCACCTTCGACATCTGCAACGTGGACTTCACTTACCCCAGCGGCACCCAGGCCCTGCACGACGTCTGCCTGACCATCGAGGCCGGCAAAACCACCGCGCTGGTGGGTTTGAGCGGGGCCGGCAAGAGCACCATCATCAATCTGCTCTGCAAGTTCTACGCCCCCGACTCGGGCCGGATGCTGCTCGATGGCCGCCCGCTGGCCGACTACGACACCCACGCCCTACGCCGGCAAATCGGGCTGGTGCTGCAGAAAAACCACATTTTCAAGGGCACCATCGAGGAAAACATTCGCTACGGCGTGATGGATGCCACCCTCGACCAGATCAAGGCTGCCGCCCGTCAGGCCTACCTGCACGAACAAATCATGGAGCTGCCCAATGGCTACCAGTCCGACGCCCAGCAGCTCTCGGGCGGGCAGCAGCAGCGCATTGCCATTGCCCGGCTGTTCCTGAAAAACCCGCCCATCATCTTCCTCGACGAGCCCACCGCCTCCCTCGACGCCATTGCCACCGAGCAGATCAAAAACTCCCTCGACGCCATCAAGCAGGGCCGCACCGTAGTCATCATCTCCCACAGCCTCGCCCAGATTGTCGATTCCGACTGCATCTACGTGATGAAGCAGGGGCGCATGGTGGAAAGCGGCACCCACGAGCAGCTCTACGACCTGCGCGGCACCTACCGCGAAATCTTCGACGCCTCCGCTAGAAGTTTGAATATCGAGAAGCTGGCCCGGGTAATGGTAGACGACGAGGACGAAGTGGGCGACACGGCGGGGTAG
- a CDS encoding enoyl-ACP reductase, translating into MANNLLAGKVGIISGALNEESIAWKVALKAHAEGARFVLTNAPLAMRMGEINKLSELCSAPIIPADATSMEDLEKLFSGAQEHLGGKLDFVLHSIGMSANIRKGKHYGELNYEWYQKTLDVSALSFHKMLAVAEKQDAFNEWGSAVALSYIAAQRAFLDYTDMSQAKAMLESIARSYGQRLGKLKKVRVNTISQSPTKTTAGTGISGFDAFYEYADRLSPLGNAPAEACADYCISLFSDLTRYVTMQNLMHDGGFSTTGISEEIVELMSKANS; encoded by the coding sequence ATGGCTAATAACCTGCTCGCGGGCAAAGTCGGTATCATTTCCGGCGCGCTGAACGAAGAATCCATTGCCTGGAAAGTAGCCCTGAAGGCCCACGCCGAAGGTGCCCGCTTTGTGCTCACCAATGCCCCGCTGGCCATGCGCATGGGCGAAATCAACAAGCTCTCGGAGTTGTGCTCGGCGCCCATCATTCCGGCCGATGCTACGTCCATGGAGGATTTGGAGAAGCTGTTCTCGGGCGCGCAGGAGCACCTCGGCGGCAAGCTCGACTTCGTGCTGCACAGCATCGGCATGAGCGCCAACATCCGCAAGGGCAAGCACTACGGCGAGCTGAACTACGAGTGGTACCAGAAAACCCTCGATGTATCGGCCCTGTCGTTCCACAAGATGCTGGCGGTGGCTGAAAAGCAGGACGCCTTCAACGAGTGGGGCTCGGCCGTGGCCCTGAGCTACATTGCCGCCCAGCGCGCCTTCCTCGACTACACCGACATGTCGCAGGCCAAGGCCATGCTCGAAAGTATTGCCCGCAGCTACGGCCAGCGCCTCGGCAAGCTCAAGAAAGTGCGCGTGAACACCATCTCGCAGTCGCCCACCAAAACCACGGCCGGCACCGGCATCAGCGGTTTCGATGCGTTCTACGAGTACGCCGACCGCCTCTCGCCCCTGGGCAATGCCCCGGCCGAAGCCTGCGCCGATTACTGCATCAGCCTGTTCTCGGACCTGACCCGCTACGTGACCATGCAGAACCTCATGCACGACGGCGGCTTCAGCACCACCGGCATTTCGGAGGAAATCGTGGAGCTGATGTCGAAGGCCAATTCCTAG
- a CDS encoding proline iminopeptidase-family hydrolase produces the protein MYYHRLLLALTLLLAPFALRAQAKDSSYTAKMQAPGVRMITVDGKYKVWTQKVGKGRIKLLLLHGGPANSHEYFENFPEYLTKEGVEIYFYDQLGSYHSDQPKDTSIWQINRFVEEVEQVRQGLGLDHFFLLGHSWGGLLAQEYAVRYPQHLKGLIISDMGYSAPIYNKHRFGLYADIIRDQAAARGRQVPTDSLQGDNKMYPLITKTVQDEFFRRHMMRLTQEPEPYKRNLAHINRTDRLPMFKHMATWDFTARLSAIRTPTLLLGAQYDFIPPSAYDTMHQQIPNSRVYICPEGAHFAMWDDPQHYFPALISFLKKPGRKG, from the coding sequence TTGTATTATCACCGTCTGCTGCTAGCCCTAACCCTGCTGCTGGCCCCTTTCGCACTGCGCGCCCAAGCCAAAGACAGCAGCTACACCGCCAAAATGCAGGCCCCCGGCGTGCGCATGATCACCGTCGATGGCAAGTACAAAGTCTGGACCCAGAAGGTGGGCAAGGGCCGCATCAAGCTGCTGCTGCTGCACGGCGGCCCGGCCAATAGCCACGAGTACTTTGAGAACTTCCCGGAGTACCTGACCAAGGAAGGCGTGGAAATCTACTTCTACGACCAGCTTGGCTCCTACCACTCCGACCAGCCCAAGGACACCAGCATCTGGCAGATAAACCGCTTTGTGGAGGAAGTGGAGCAGGTGCGGCAGGGGCTGGGACTCGACCACTTTTTCCTGCTGGGCCACTCTTGGGGCGGTTTGTTGGCCCAAGAATACGCCGTGCGCTATCCGCAGCACCTCAAGGGCCTCATTATCTCGGATATGGGATACAGCGCGCCCATCTACAACAAGCACCGCTTCGGCCTCTACGCCGATATCATTCGTGACCAGGCCGCGGCCAGGGGCCGCCAGGTGCCCACCGACAGCCTGCAGGGCGACAACAAGATGTACCCGCTCATCACCAAAACAGTGCAGGACGAGTTTTTCCGCCGCCACATGATGCGCCTGACGCAGGAGCCGGAACCCTACAAGCGCAACCTCGCCCACATCAACCGCACCGACCGGCTGCCAATGTTTAAGCACATGGCCACCTGGGACTTCACCGCCCGCTTATCGGCCATCCGCACGCCCACGCTGCTGCTGGGCGCACAGTACGATTTCATCCCGCCTTCGGCCTACGACACCATGCACCAGCAAATACCCAACAGCCGGGTGTACATCTGCCCCGAAGGCGCGCACTTTGCCATGTGGGACGACCCGCAGCATTATTTCCCGGCCCTCATTTCGTTTCTGAAGAAACCGGGGCGGAAAGGGTAA
- a CDS encoding SDR family NAD(P)-dependent oxidoreductase has protein sequence MATTSKTALITGGTSGIGRELANCFAQDKYNLIIVARDAQELSQTAQELQQQYGIEVTTIAKDLFEREAPFEVYNEIKASGKQVDVLVNDAGQGQYGTFDTTDIRRELDIVQLNIGAYLVFTKLYLQEMKARNEGKILLVGSIAGELPGPLQAVYHGTKAFVNSFTESIQEENKDSNVTITNLLPGLTDTDFFEKADMTRAKNVAEKSGMAPAADVAKDGYKALMAGEKRVISGFMNKVQVTASNVLPDGLIAAKVHNESQPIDGDESAK, from the coding sequence ATGGCAACTACCTCCAAAACAGCCCTTATCACCGGCGGCACCAGCGGCATCGGCCGGGAGCTGGCCAACTGCTTCGCTCAGGACAAATACAACCTCATTATCGTCGCCCGCGACGCGCAGGAACTCAGCCAGACGGCCCAGGAGCTGCAGCAGCAGTACGGTATCGAAGTCACCACCATTGCCAAAGACCTGTTCGAGCGCGAAGCCCCATTTGAGGTCTACAACGAAATCAAGGCCAGCGGCAAGCAGGTGGATGTGCTGGTAAACGACGCCGGCCAGGGCCAGTACGGCACCTTCGACACCACCGACATCCGGCGCGAGCTGGACATCGTGCAGCTCAACATCGGGGCCTATCTGGTGTTTACCAAGCTGTATCTGCAGGAAATGAAGGCCCGCAACGAGGGCAAGATTCTGCTGGTGGGCAGCATTGCAGGCGAGCTGCCCGGCCCGTTGCAGGCGGTGTACCACGGCACCAAGGCCTTCGTCAATTCCTTCACCGAGTCGATTCAGGAGGAAAATAAGGACAGCAACGTCACCATCACCAACCTGCTGCCTGGCCTCACGGATACCGACTTCTTCGAGAAAGCCGACATGACCCGCGCCAAGAACGTGGCCGAAAAGAGCGGTATGGCCCCCGCCGCCGACGTAGCCAAAGACGGCTACAAGGCCCTGATGGCCGGCGAGAAGCGGGTTATTTCCGGCTTCATGAACAAGGTGCAGGTCACGGCCAGCAACGTATTGCCCGATGGCCTGATTGCCGCCAAAGTGCACAACGAAAGCCAACCCATCGACGGCGACGAAAGCGCGAAATAG
- the recN gene encoding DNA repair protein RecN: MLIDLRIRNYALIEQLQLQPSALLNIITGETGAGKSIMLGAIGLLLGNRADSRMLFDTDKKCVIEGQFDISSYQLQDIFEAEDLDYDAQCILRREISPAGKSRAFVNDTPVTLETLRHIGANLMDIHSQHDTLLLGDAVFQLNLLDLYAGLVPTRGQYSNAYRQYRKLEADLKTLQDQVAQANKELDYHSFLLTELEDARLDNERQDELEQEVKELEHAEEIKFKLTHALQSLTESEYCATSGMKEAATLLGQIANYSEQARELKLRLDSCLIELHDIADEIEAAERRTEGDPARIDELQGRLNVLYSLQRKHQVRDVVALLAVRSDLRDKVSSVLNLDRQITRLRRDADAALATVTKQATRLSEARRKVFPKFEKELVALLADLGMPNSRIVVQHQEGPPATSGIDVVSILFTANKGAQPQTLSKAASGGEFSRLMLCIKYMLADKTALPTIVFDEIDTGISGEIAVKVGRMMQQMAKKHQLIAISHLPQMAAAGDTHYFVYKEDRADRTVSRIRQLSQEERIQEIAQMISGANPSQHAYHSARELLALRGVEMAG, encoded by the coding sequence ATGCTCATTGACCTCCGCATCCGCAACTACGCCCTGATTGAGCAGCTGCAGCTGCAACCCTCGGCACTGCTCAACATCATCACCGGCGAAACCGGGGCCGGCAAGTCCATTATGCTGGGCGCCATCGGCCTGCTGCTCGGCAACCGCGCCGACTCGCGCATGCTCTTCGACACCGACAAGAAGTGCGTGATTGAGGGCCAGTTTGATATCAGCAGCTACCAGCTGCAGGATATTTTCGAGGCCGAAGACCTCGACTACGATGCGCAGTGCATTCTGCGGCGCGAAATCAGCCCCGCTGGCAAGAGCCGGGCCTTCGTGAACGACACGCCCGTGACGCTGGAAACCCTGCGCCACATTGGGGCCAACCTTATGGACATTCACTCCCAGCATGACACGCTGCTGCTCGGGGATGCCGTGTTTCAGCTGAACCTGCTGGATCTGTACGCCGGGCTGGTGCCCACGCGGGGCCAGTACAGCAACGCCTACCGCCAGTATCGCAAGCTGGAAGCCGACCTGAAAACCCTGCAGGACCAGGTGGCGCAGGCCAATAAGGAGCTGGACTACCACAGCTTCCTGCTGACCGAGCTGGAAGATGCCCGCCTCGACAACGAGCGCCAGGACGAGCTGGAGCAGGAAGTGAAAGAGCTGGAGCACGCCGAGGAAATCAAATTCAAGCTCACCCACGCCCTGCAAAGCCTCACCGAAAGCGAGTACTGCGCCACCAGCGGCATGAAGGAAGCCGCCACGCTGCTGGGCCAGATTGCCAACTACTCGGAGCAGGCCCGCGAGCTAAAGCTGCGCCTTGACAGCTGCCTGATTGAGCTGCACGACATTGCCGACGAAATAGAAGCCGCCGAGCGCCGCACCGAAGGCGACCCGGCTCGCATCGATGAGCTGCAAGGCCGCCTGAACGTGCTCTACAGCCTGCAGCGCAAGCACCAGGTGCGCGACGTGGTGGCGCTACTGGCCGTGCGCTCCGACCTGCGCGACAAGGTCAGCTCCGTGCTCAACCTAGACCGCCAGATTACGCGCCTGCGCCGTGACGCCGACGCCGCCCTGGCCACCGTAACCAAGCAGGCCACGCGCCTCTCGGAAGCCCGACGCAAGGTGTTCCCGAAGTTTGAGAAGGAGTTGGTGGCGCTGCTGGCCGATCTGGGCATGCCCAACTCGCGCATTGTGGTGCAGCACCAGGAAGGCCCGCCCGCTACCAGCGGCATTGATGTGGTGAGTATCCTGTTCACGGCCAACAAAGGCGCCCAGCCCCAGACGCTGAGCAAGGCCGCCTCGGGCGGCGAGTTCTCGCGCCTGATGCTGTGCATCAAGTACATGCTGGCCGACAAAACGGCGTTGCCGACCATCGTGTTCGATGAAATTGACACCGGCATCAGCGGCGAAATTGCGGTGAAAGTGGGCCGCATGATGCAGCAGATGGCCAAAAAGCACCAGCTCATTGCCATCAGCCACCTGCCCCAGATGGCCGCCGCCGGCGACACGCACTACTTCGTGTACAAGGAAGACCGCGCCGACCGCACCGTGAGCCGCATCCGCCAGCTCAGCCAGGAGGAGCGCATCCAGGAAATTGCCCAGATGATTTCCGGCGCCAACCCCAGCCAGCACGCCTACCACAGCGCCCGCGAGCTGCTGGCGTTGCGCGGCGTGGAAATGGCGGGGTAA
- a CDS encoding phosphopantothenoylcysteine decarboxylase, which yields MRVLLTAGPTYEPLDPVRFIGNHSTGKMGYALAEAFAAIGADVTLISGPTNLPDPAHPRIRTQRVETADQMYATAAALAPTADVWVFAAAVADYKPAHVAAEKIKKAGDTLTLELVKNVDIAATLGKTKRAEQFSVGFALETNNEEAHAMDKLRRKNFDLVVLNSLRDAGAGFRHDTNKVTLLDAQGESRIFEVKPKAEVARDIVDAVLARLPREV from the coding sequence ATGCGTGTTCTCCTCACTGCCGGGCCTACCTACGAGCCGCTGGACCCCGTGCGCTTCATCGGCAACCACAGCACCGGCAAGATGGGCTACGCGCTGGCCGAGGCCTTTGCTGCCATCGGCGCCGACGTGACGCTGATCAGCGGCCCCACCAACCTGCCCGACCCCGCGCACCCACGCATCCGCACGCAGCGCGTGGAAACCGCCGACCAGATGTACGCCACCGCCGCCGCCCTGGCACCCACCGCCGATGTGTGGGTATTTGCGGCCGCCGTGGCCGACTACAAGCCCGCGCACGTAGCGGCCGAGAAGATCAAAAAGGCCGGCGACACGCTCACGCTGGAACTGGTAAAGAACGTGGACATTGCGGCCACGCTAGGGAAAACCAAGCGGGCCGAACAATTTTCGGTGGGTTTTGCGTTGGAGACCAACAACGAGGAAGCTCACGCCATGGACAAGCTGCGCCGCAAAAACTTCGACCTCGTGGTGCTGAACTCCCTGCGCGACGCCGGGGCCGGTTTTCGCCACGATACCAACAAAGTGACGCTGCTCGACGCGCAGGGCGAATCCCGTATATTTGAAGTAAAGCCCAAGGCCGAAGTGGCCCGGGATATTGTCGACGCCGTTCTTGCCCGCCTGCCCCGTGAAGTATAA
- a CDS encoding outer membrane protein assembly factor BamD: MHYFRPTLFVLLLSTLLLGACTGYQKLLKSSDVNKKYEAAIQYYEKGDYFKAGTLLEDLLPLLKGRPEAEKAQFYFANTNFRQRNYTLGAYYFKSFADTYPNSQYAEEANFLQAKSLFRDSPEWELDQTNTYSALESIQEFINRYPTSTFRPEAESMSQELQKKLELKAYQGAKLYYNLRYYQSAVVALGGFQQQFPASAFNEEAEFLKVSAQYDLARESVEEKQRERYLEVQAFYQHFIDTYPQSRRLKEAEKMFIDAQAQAAKLKPADPTAAK, translated from the coding sequence ATGCACTATTTCCGCCCGACCCTTTTTGTTCTGCTGCTAAGCACCCTGTTGCTTGGCGCGTGCACCGGCTACCAGAAGCTGCTCAAGAGCAGCGACGTGAACAAGAAGTACGAAGCGGCCATCCAGTATTACGAGAAGGGCGACTACTTCAAGGCCGGCACCCTGCTCGAAGACCTGCTGCCGCTGCTGAAAGGCCGCCCCGAAGCCGAAAAAGCGCAGTTCTACTTCGCCAACACCAACTTCCGGCAGCGCAACTACACGCTCGGCGCCTACTACTTCAAGAGCTTCGCCGACACCTACCCGAACTCGCAGTACGCCGAGGAAGCCAACTTCCTGCAGGCCAAGTCGCTGTTCCGCGACTCGCCGGAATGGGAGCTGGACCAGACCAACACCTACTCGGCGCTGGAGTCCATTCAGGAGTTCATCAACCGCTACCCCACCAGCACGTTCCGGCCCGAGGCCGAGAGTATGTCGCAGGAACTGCAGAAAAAGCTTGAGCTGAAAGCCTATCAGGGCGCCAAGCTCTACTACAACCTGCGCTACTACCAGTCGGCCGTGGTGGCGTTGGGCGGCTTCCAGCAGCAGTTTCCGGCTTCGGCCTTCAATGAGGAAGCCGAGTTTCTGAAAGTAAGCGCGCAGTACGATCTGGCCCGCGAAAGCGTAGAAGAGAAACAGCGCGAACGATACCTGGAGGTGCAGGCGTTCTACCAGCACTTCATCGATACGTATCCGCAAAGCCGCCGCCTGAAGGAGGCCGAGAAGATGTTCATCGACGCCCAGGCCCAGGCCGCCAAGCTCAAGCCCGCCGACCCGACGGCAGCTAAATAA